The following proteins are co-located in the Acidobacteriota bacterium genome:
- the amrA gene encoding AmmeMemoRadiSam system protein A: protein MSKKTMNRPPNDILPQELARMAIETFVSYGTVIEPPVDPCGVLATRAGAFVTLRSSEGQLRGCIGTIEPAHSNVAEEIVHNAISAATRDPRFPPISTTELSHLRYGVDVLSTPEPARGPDDLDHLVYGVIIETLDGLRRGLLLPRIHGIDSVEEQWLAVHSKAGIRPGTPVRTERFSITRFGGED, encoded by the coding sequence ATGAGCAAAAAGACAATGAACCGCCCGCCCAATGACATATTACCGCAAGAACTCGCAAGGATGGCGATCGAGACATTCGTAAGTTATGGAACCGTCATCGAGCCGCCCGTTGACCCTTGCGGCGTGCTTGCGACGCGAGCTGGCGCGTTCGTTACGCTGAGGTCCTCAGAAGGTCAACTGCGAGGGTGCATCGGAACCATCGAACCCGCGCACTCGAACGTCGCCGAAGAGATAGTTCATAACGCAATCAGCGCGGCGACGCGCGATCCTCGGTTTCCCCCGATATCAACAACTGAACTGTCTCACTTGAGATATGGCGTGGACGTACTCTCGACGCCCGAACCAGCGCGCGGACCGGATGACCTTGATCATTTAGTCTATGGGGTCATCATAGAGACTTTGGACGGATTGCGCCGCGGCCTCTTGCTCCCTCGAATTCACGGCATAGATTCGGTAGAAGAGCAGTGGCTTGCTGTGCATTCTAAAGCCGGAATCAGACCGGGCACTCCGGTTCGCACCGAGCGATTCTCCATCACGCGCTTCGGAGGAGAAGACTGA
- the amrB gene encoding AmmeMemoRadiSam system protein B, giving the protein MLGSIVFAGIAPHPPLLVPEVGGRRIEQVAESQRALREFSRRLIQARPETVVVISPHSPLDARAFTARSTAALIGDFREFSAPAVKLTFPNDLEMLGAIKHAASVEGVELRELVGDYPLDHGALVPLYYLHEAGWRGRTVVIGFTLQSNDEHLAFGRAIAGAAGAINRRVALVASGDLSHRLVVDGPYEYEPTAHLFDEQIVSAIARGDANGVIDVDPDLRNRAGECGYRSIVIALGTVGQHLRDHEVLSYEGPFGVGYMVAVLADANRTDE; this is encoded by the coding sequence GTGCTCGGCTCAATCGTATTCGCAGGAATAGCGCCGCATCCGCCACTTCTCGTGCCCGAAGTCGGCGGCAGGCGAATCGAGCAGGTGGCCGAGTCACAACGCGCCCTGCGGGAGTTCTCCCGCCGACTCATACAAGCCCGGCCTGAGACCGTCGTCGTTATCTCTCCACATTCGCCGCTCGACGCTCGCGCGTTTACTGCGCGTTCTACTGCGGCCCTCATTGGTGACTTCCGTGAGTTTTCTGCGCCCGCGGTCAAGCTGACCTTTCCAAATGACCTCGAGATGCTTGGCGCAATTAAACACGCGGCGTCGGTCGAAGGCGTCGAGTTGCGCGAGCTTGTTGGAGACTATCCGCTCGATCACGGAGCGCTTGTGCCTTTGTATTATCTCCACGAAGCAGGTTGGCGCGGGCGAACAGTCGTCATCGGCTTCACGCTTCAATCGAACGACGAGCATCTGGCATTCGGGCGCGCGATCGCCGGGGCCGCCGGCGCGATCAATCGACGCGTAGCTCTGGTCGCAAGCGGAGACCTTAGCCATCGTTTGGTTGTAGACGGGCCATACGAGTACGAGCCGACTGCACACTTGTTTGATGAGCAGATCGTCAGCGCAATCGCGCGTGGCGATGCCAATGGTGTAATCGACGTCGATCCCGATCTGAGGAACCGAGCCGGCGAATGTGGATACAGGTCTATCGTGATCGCACTCGGGACCGTAGGTCAGCACCTGCGCGATCATGAAGTTCTGAGCTACGAGGGCCCATTCGGCGTCGGCTACATGGTCGCAGTGCTCGCCGACGCGAACCGAACCGATGAGTGA